In the genome of Fusarium fujikuroi IMI 58289 draft genome, chromosome FFUJ_chr02, one region contains:
- a CDS encoding related to beta-mannanase yields MRIFTPLSLFALAAASATKSRHRQREVAPVFNINGKGQYFAGTNTWWMSHLTSDDDVEQAMSQIADSGLKVTRVWAFGNTNTGTDQPVYFQFLDTTKNTITINYGTNGIARLDAAVAAAEKHGIQLVLPMLNNWDDLGGINTYCAYFGCTHESFWTHAEAQKAYKDYVTFIVNRYKDSPAIFSWQLCNEPRCQNCETSVLTSWATDLSSFIKSLDSKHRVSLGDEGWLCSDDTSLGYAYSCSEGIDFEANLKVSNLDYGTVHMYPIGWGYTYPWGNQWIRDHAALALKYGKPIVMEEYGVESTASNRTAVLQQWQQTIIDSDIAYDSFWQFGTNLPSGANPYDDYAVFYGTQEYQDVVIDHAQAISAKSVSAAARRQTSPGLFN; encoded by the coding sequence ATGAGAATCTTCACTCCACTCAGTCTGTTTGCTCTTGCAGCGGCATCGGCCACCAAGAGCCGACATAGACAGAGAGAAGTAGCACcggtcttcaacatcaatggGAAGGGCCAATACTTCGCTGGCACCAACACCTGGTGGATGAGCCACCTCACTTCAGATGACGATGTGGAACAAGCCATGTCTCAGATAGCTGACAGTGGACTAAAGGTCACTCGCGTCTGGGCATTtggcaacaccaacacaggAACTGACCAGCCTGTTTACTTTCAGTTCCTCGACACGACCAAGAACACCATCACGATCAATTATGGGACGAATGGCATCGCGCGCCTTGACGCCGCTGTTGCTGCCGCGGAGAAGCACGGCATTCAGCTGGTTCTACCTATGCTGAACAACTGGGATGACCTGGGCGGGATCAACACTTACTGTGCCTACTTTGGGTGCACTCACGAGAGCTTCTGGACCCATGCAGAAGCTCAGAAAGCCTACAAGGACTATGTGACCTTCATCGTCAATCGTTACAAAGACTCTCCTGCAATCTTCTCCTGGCAGCTCTGCAATGAGCCACGGTGCCAGAACTGCGAGACCAGTGTACTCACTAGCTGGGCCACAGATCTATCAAGCTTCATCAAATCTCTAGACTCAAAACATCGTGTGTCCTTGGGCGACGAAGGCTGGCTCTGTTCTGACGACACCAGTCTCGGCTACGCCTACTCCTGCTCTGAGGGAATAGATTTTGAAGCCAATTTGAAGGTCTCCAATCTTGACTATGGTACTGTCCATATGTACCCAATTGGCTGGGGTTATACGTATCCCTGGGGCAACCAATGGATCCGTGATCACGCAGCACTGGCGCTCAAGTACGGTAAACCTATCGTTATGGAGGAATATGGCGTCGAGAGCACAGCCTCAAATCGCACAGCTGTTCTGCAGCAGTGGCAACAAACGATCATTGACAGTGATATTGCATACGATAGTTTTTGGCAATTCGGGACAAACCTTCCAAGTGGCGCAAACCCTTACGATGACTATGCAGTATTCTATGGCACGCAGGAGTACCAAGATGTGGTAATTGATCATGCCCAGGCCATAAGCGCAAAGAGTGTGTCAGCTGCTGCCCGCCGCCAAACCTCGCCTGGCCTCTTCAACTAA
- a CDS encoding related to GDSL Lipase/Acylhydrolase family protein, with translation MSIQPYQSPLELVAQVASLPPPPHLLLFGDSITQGASSLQSDLARRYVRRLDVLNRGFGGYNTNSALALLPSFFPAVAPSRTVPRVAAMTVHFGANDSCSPGEPQHCELDTFKTNVRRILNWEGVRLHKTKVLLVTPSPVEEYRLPHDGKDRADRVAMYADAIRGIGKQENVPVVDLWTAMMRTTNQKDNVVDGILPGSSRTVPSMELGRLFYDGLHLNEEGYRIYMEELLRVLEAEVPECRIEGTDEWYPEWIRFHPPAVLSAAKDES, from the coding sequence ATGAGCATCCAGCCATACCAATCACCCTTAGAGCTTGTTGCCCAAGTGGCATCCCTTCCCCCACCACCgcacctcctcctctttggaGACTCTATCACACAAGGCGCATCTTCACTCCAGAGCGATCTGGCAAGACGGTATGTGCGCCGGCTTGATGTACTAAACCGGGGCTTCGGTGGGTACAACACCAACTCAGCTTTGGCACTGCTGCCGTCATTCTTCCCAGCAGTGGCACCGTCAAGAACTGTTCCTCGCGTCGCTGCTATGACGGTTCATTTTGGCGCCAACGACTCATGTAGCCCTGGCGAGCCTCAACATTGCGAACTCGACACCTTCAAAACAAATGTCCGGCGTATTCTGAACTGGGAGGGTGTCAGACTTCACAAGACCAAAGTACTCCTTGTGACACCGTCTCCAGTGGAAGAGTATCGGCTGCCACACGATGGAAAGGACAGGGCAGACCGAGTGGCGATGTATGCAGACGCGATTCGGGGTATTGGGAAGCAGGAAAATGTACCAGTTGTTGACCTTTGGACTGCAATGATGCGCACTACAAATCAGAAAGATAACGTTGTTGATGGAATCTTGCCCGGGTCTTCAAGGACAGTCCCCAGCATGGAGCTTGGGCGACTCTTCTACGATGGTCTTCACCTGAACGAAGAAGGGTATCGAATCTATATGGAAGAGCTTTTGCGTGTTCTTGAAGCGGAAGTTCCCGAATGTCGGATAGAAGGCACAGACGAGTGGTATCCTGAGTGGATTAGATTTCACCCCCCGGCAGTGTTGAGTGCAGCTAAAGATGAATCCTGA
- a CDS encoding related to allantoate transporter, whose protein sequence is MSKNVEEDNVTAAPTAEHTDRIDNITPVKATDNAALFLKELSATGPIVFTPEEEKAVLRKIDWRILPLILIAYFFQQLDKSTLSYSSVFDIATDAHLHGKQFSWLGSSLYLAQLVAQPLAALTLVKLPTGKVIAATIFLWGSSLCIMSACTSFKTLLVMRLFLGTFESLIAPSLIAVTQMWWKRNEQTLRTSYWSGMNGLTFIIGSLFTFGLGHIQSSTLFSYQIIFLFCGLLTVIYSIPVYFLMPDSPMEAKFLSDREKVVTIERLRSNQMGIVSRQWKWDHVKESVLDLKTWCWFFLVITISIPSGGISTFGSLIVKSFGYNKFQTVLFNIPFGAVQFCAIIGSGWLATRLGRKGPVIVLLCITPIIGCVLLLTIPHTPDKKGILLFAYYIISVYPGITPLIFAWEAQNTAGDTKRKVTTGVMFVGLCTGNVIGPLLYSTDQAPLYRSGLISNLCMFVLVIILTIIITLYLILLNKSHARRRVALGKSEVLVDRSMLRGSAAAELESNEEMEAHEHDFEDMTDIKNEDFIFVY, encoded by the exons ATGTCAAAGAATGTTGAGGAAGACAATGTCACCGCCGCTCCCACGGCTGAGCACACCGACCGCATAGATAACATCACTCCTGTTAAGGCAACCGATAACGCGGCCTTGTTCCTTAAGGAATTGTCCGCGACTGGACCTATCGTCTTTACAcctgaggaagaaaaggccgTTCTTCGAAAGATCGACTGGAGAATCTTGcccctcatcctcatagcCTATTTCTTCCAGCAACTGGACAAGTCAACTCTTTCATATTCCTCTGTTTTCGACATCGCCACTGACGCCCATCTTCACGGAAAGCAGTTTTCTTGGCTTGGTTCGTCTCTGTACCTTGCTCAGCTGGTTGCCCAACCTCTTGCTGCCTTGACTCTTGTCAAATTACCCACTGGAAAGGTTATAGCCGCTACTATTTTTCTCTGGGGTTCATCTCTCTGCATTATGAGTGCTTGTACATCTTTTAAGACGCTTCTGGTTATGCGTCTGTTTTTAGGAACTTTTGAGTCTCTTATTG CTCCCTCTCTTATTGCTGTTACACAGATGTGGTGGAAGAGAAATGAACAGACTTTGCGAACCTCGTACTGGAGTGGTATGAACGGATTAACATTCATTATCGGCAGTCTCTTCACGTTCGGACTTGGTCACATCCAGAGCAGCACTCTCTTCTCCTACCAG atcatcttcctcttctgtggCCTCCTTACCGTTATCTACTCCATCCCCGTTTACTTCCTCATGCCCGACTCCCCAATGGAAGCGAAGTTCCTTAGCGACCGAGAAAAGGTTGTCACTATCGAAAGACTCCGATCGAACCAGATGGGTATTGTTTCCCGGCAGTGGAAGTGGGACCATGTTAAGGAAtctgttcttgatctcaagaCCTGGTGCTGgttcttcctcgtcatcactATTTCCATCCCCAGTGGTGGTATTAGTACTTTCGGATCTCTTATCGTCAAGTCCTTtggctataataagttccAGACCGTCCTCTTTAACATCCCCTTCGGAGCAGTCCAGTTTTGCGCCATTATTGGGTCCGGTTGGCTCGCCACCAGGCTCGGCCGCAAGGGTCCTGTCATTGTACTTCTTTGCATCACTCCCATTATCGGATGTGTCTTGCTTCTGACGATCCCCCACACTCCTGACAAAAAGGGCATTCTGCTGTTCGCCTACTATATC ATCTCCGTCTACCCCGGAATCACGCCCCTAATCTTTGCTTGGGAAGCCCAAAACACTGCCGGTGATACCAAGAGAAAGGTTACCACTGGTGTCATGTTTGTTGGCTTGTGTACTGGTAAC GTAATTGGACCTCTCCTCTACAGCACTGACCAAGCTCCTCTTTACCGCAGCGGTCTCATTTCCAACTTGTGCATGTTTGTCCTTGTTATAATTCTCACAAT TATCATCACCCTCTATCTgattcttctcaacaaatCCCACGCCCGCAGGCGCGTCGCCCTTGGCAAGTCCGAGGTACTCGTCGATCGATCCATGCTTCGGGGTTCTGCTGccgctgagcttgagagtaATGAAGAAATGGAGGCACATGAGCACGACTTTGAGGATATGACTGACATCAAGAACGAGGATTTCATCTTTGTGTATTAG